A single window of Kitasatospora sp. HUAS MG31 DNA harbors:
- the hemC gene encoding hydroxymethylbilane synthase, translated as MASTELIRIVSRSSPMALAQVERVRAEIAALHPGIATEVVPVTTSGDRWMGDLAALGGKGAFTKEVDAALLAGEADLAVHCLKDIPADRPLPAGTVFAAHLRRDDIRDALVHPGGLTLDELPPGSRIGTSSVRRIAQIAASHPHLVCVPMRGNANSRLAKLAAGEADALLLAVSGLERIGQADRITQVLGTDAMCPPIGAGILVLQCREDDTATIDAVSGLGHRDTWREAAAERMFLHVLQGHCNSPIAGYARAEADGRLSLRGRVFSPDGKRILDAHEWAGALSPEDLGTSTALALKRQGAQELIDAIPH; from the coding sequence ATGGCCTCCACCGAGCTGATCCGGATCGTCTCCCGTTCCTCCCCCATGGCGCTCGCCCAGGTGGAGCGCGTCCGCGCCGAAATCGCCGCCCTGCACCCGGGGATCGCCACCGAGGTGGTGCCGGTCACCACCTCCGGTGACCGCTGGATGGGCGACCTCGCCGCGCTCGGCGGGAAGGGCGCGTTCACCAAGGAGGTGGACGCCGCCCTGCTCGCCGGCGAGGCCGACCTCGCGGTCCACTGCCTCAAGGACATCCCCGCCGACCGGCCGCTGCCCGCCGGCACCGTCTTCGCCGCCCACCTCCGCCGCGACGACATCCGCGACGCCCTGGTCCACCCCGGCGGGCTGACCCTGGACGAGCTGCCGCCGGGCAGCCGGATCGGTACGTCCTCGGTCCGGCGGATCGCCCAGATCGCCGCCTCGCACCCGCACCTGGTCTGCGTGCCGATGCGGGGCAACGCCAACAGCCGGCTGGCGAAGCTGGCGGCGGGCGAGGCGGACGCGCTGCTGCTGGCCGTCTCCGGGCTGGAGCGGATCGGGCAGGCCGACCGGATCACCCAGGTGCTCGGGACGGACGCGATGTGCCCGCCGATCGGGGCCGGGATCCTGGTGCTGCAGTGCCGCGAGGACGACACCGCCACCATCGACGCCGTCTCCGGGCTCGGACACCGCGACACATGGCGGGAGGCGGCGGCCGAGCGGATGTTCCTGCACGTGCTGCAGGGGCACTGCAACTCCCCGATCGCCGGGTACGCCCGGGCCGAGGCGGACGGGCGGCTCTCGCTGCGGGGCCGGGTCTTCTCGCCGGACGGGAAGCGGATCCTGGACGCCCACGAGTGGGCCGGCGCCCTCTCCCCCGAGGACCTGGGCACCTCCACCGCCCTCGCCCTCAAGCGCCAGGGCGCCCAGGAACTGATCGACGCGATCCCGCACTGA